The DNA sequence CCCTCTTTTGTATCAGTTACATTATTTCTATCCTGAACCAAAACACCATTTAAGCAACTTCTTACATTTGTTTTTGGCATTTCAACATCATGAAGTATTAAAATAATACGGTTCTTTTTACCTTGAAGAATCTCTAATGCCTCTTTAGAAAATGAAGGCGCAATAATAACCTCACAAAACAAACTGTGAATTTCTTCAGCTGTAGCTTTGTCAATTTCAGTATTACTAATAAGCACACCACCAAAAGCAGAAACTGGATCACCTGCTAATGCATCAATATAAGCTTGACAGATGGTGTTGCGTTGAGCTAAACCACAAGCATTATTATGTTTTAAGATAGCAAAGGTTGGTGCGTCATTTTTAAATTCAAGCATTAAATTAACGGCTGCATCAACATCTAAAAGATTATTATAACTTAATTCTTTTCCATGAAGTTTTGTAAATATGTCATCAAAATTCCCAAAGAAAAATCCTTTTTGATGTGGGTTTTCTCCATAGCGTAAAACCTTACCATTAGTTTCACTAATTTTTAAAACCGTTTCTTCACTATTTTTATTAAAGTAATTAAAAATAGCTGTATCATAATGCGATGATACATTAAATGCCTTTCCTGCAAATCGTTTTCTGTTTTCTTGAGAAATACTTCCATTATTTTCAGAAATCAATTCCAAAAATTCACTATAATCATTAACAGAAGCCACACAAATAACATCTGCATAATTTTTAGCAGCAGCACGTATCAACGAAATACCACCAATATCTATTTTTTCAATAATATCCTGTTCACTTGCTCCAGAAGCAACTGTTTTTTCAAATGGATATAAATCTACAATCACCACATCAATTTGCGGAATTTCATATTCAGCCAACTCAGCAACATCACCATCATGGTTTTGTCTATTTAAAATCCCACCAAAAACTTTTGGGTGCAGGGTTTTTACTCGACCACCAAGAATAGAAGGGTACGACGTTACTTCTTCTACAGGCACAACATCAATACCTAAATCATTAATAAATTTCTGAGTACCACCCGTTGAATAAATGGTTACTCCTTGTTCATTTAGCTTTTTAATAATTGGCTCTAAACCCTCTTTGCTAAATACTGAGATTAATGCCGATTTAATAGTTTTTTCGTTGCTCATTAATGTTGTGTTATGTTATTGGAAATGAAATTTTGTTATTGTTTATCAGCATTTTACGCTGAAATTTATAAATAAGTGCAAAAGTAGTTATTTCAACTAAAAAAACAAGTACAGAAATTTCTAAAAGGAAAGCCTTTTTTTAACTAAAAAGTAAAGTTGTTAACACTATAAATTTTTTTTCAAAAAAGCATACTTGATATTTTCCCACAAACAAATTCTAAAAAGCGTTCATCATCTTTAGTAAAAGGATTTGGAGTATTAGAATCAATATCAATCTGACCTATATTTTCTCCATTTACAAAAATAGGAATTACAATTTCAGCTTTTACAGTAATGCTACACGCAATATAATTATCTTGAGCTGACACGTCTGGCACAACAAAATTTTGATTACTTACTGCAACTTGTCCACAAATACCTTTTCCAAATGGAATTGTTGTATGGTCTGTTGCTTCTCCAACATATGGACCTAACACAAGTTCTTCTTTATCACCATTTCTAAAATAAAATCCTACCCAATTATAATAATCAATTTCCGATTCAAGCAATTTACAAATTTGTAATAATCGTTCATCAACAGAAGCTTCTAATTGATTAACTATGGTTTCTACTTGCTGCTTAAGTGTTTCAAAAATCATGAGAGTAAAGTTTTGGCAAATATATTTAAAAAGGCGTAAATTCGACTTTTATTAAATATCTATTAAGAAACAACTCAACTTATTTGAAAGCACTTTTAATCAAATACAATTCGGTTATAAAATTTATACTTACATTTTTAATCGTATATTTCTCTTTATCCGTAGCTTATAAATTTTATCTGGATTTCTCAAATGGCTCAAAATACTACCCGGATTACTTCACTAATTTAGTCGCTAAACAAAGTCAGATTTTGTTAAATGAAATTGGCTATAACACTCAAATTGCTCCTCACCCTAACGAGCCTTCCATTAAGCTTATTGTAAATAATAAATATTTGGCACGTGTTATTGAAGGCTGTAACGGTATTAGTGTTATTATTTTATTTATCGCCTTTATTATTGCCTTTTCTGGAAAACTAAAAACTACTATTCTATATATTTTAGTTGGTAGTGTTTTAATATATATTATCAATTTAATTCGTATTGTTATTTTAACCCTTGGACTATATCATTACCCTTGGCATAAAGAGGTTTTACACGCTGTAATATTCCCTAGCATTATCTACGGTATGGTGTTTTTACTATGGATGTATTGGGTGAATCAATGTTCTAATTTGAAGAAAAAAAATGACTAAAACCGTAAGATATATATCCATTTTTTCACTCTTTGGGTTGTTAATTTTGATTCGATTTTTTGAAAATGAATTATTCTACGACCCGTATTTAGTTTTTTTTCAAAACGACTATTTATATATTGATAGTCCGAGACGCGAAATACTTAAAGTAACAAGTTATACCTCCTTACGTTATTTATTAAATAGCCTCATTTCATTAGAGATTTTATTTTTGTTTTTTCAAGACAAGAGCGTAGTCCAATTTTCTACCATTATTTACTCCATTGCTTTTATATTGCTTATAAGTATTTATTTATATTTTGTAATCAACCCAAAACAAGAATACTATTATTTATTTTTTAACATTCGTCGGTTTTTAATTCAACCTATAATATTAATCCTATTACTACCAGCCTTTTACTACCACAAACTAAAAAATTAAGTGTTAATGATTTTTTAAAATACATCAAAATCTAAGCTTTTTTTGTACTTTTGAATTGTGCAAAAACACTATTCACATAAAATTTTTTCCATAGCACTATCTTTTTTAGTGTTAGCATCAACAGTATCTTTTACTATTGAAAAGCATTTTTGTGGTGATGTTTTGGTAGACATTTCAGTTTTTACTGAAGCTGAAAAATGTGCCATGGAGGCTATGGAAATTTTAAACAAAAAAACATGTTGCAAAGATGAAATAGACGTCATTCAGGGTCAAAATGAATTAAAATTTTCAAATTTTGAAGATTTAGATTTTCATCAGCAAGAATTTTTAGCTGCTTTCACATATTCCTATCTAAACCTTTTTGAAGGCACATCCAAACAATCTAATCCTCACAAAAACTATTCTCCGCCTAATTTAATTACTGACATTCAGGTTTTAGATCAAGTTTTCATTATTTGACAAAATAATTTTTGTATTCCCCTAACACTCAGCAAGTATAAAAGAACTGAAAAAGGGAGCAATCCAACTATTGTTTAAATCAAATTAAATTTTAAAATGAAACATACTTATACAATTACAGGAATGACCTGTAATGGTTGTCGGAGCCATGTTGAAAATATATTAAATTCTGTTGATGGTGTTCAAAAAGCATCGGTTTACTTAGATAAAGGAGAAGCCATAATTCAAATGGAAAATCACATTTCTGTTGAAGTCTTTCAAGAGTCCTTAAAAGAAACCCATTATCAAATTCACCTGCCTGGCATTAAAAAAACTGCTCCAAAAAACCCCAAACTAAAAGGAAAAGGAACGGGTGTTTTTTACTGCCCTATGCATTGTGAAGGCGAAAAAACATATAACAAACCAGGCGATTGCTCTGTTTGCGGGATGGATTTAGTAGAGGAAATAAACACAATAACCTCTACAGGCCCGTACACTTGCCCCATACATCCAGATATTATAAAAGAAAAACCTGGAAGTTGCCCTATTTGCGGTATGGACTTAACTCCCAATGATGCTAATCTTTCTGCTGAACAAAAAACCTATAACAAGCTTGCAAAAAAGTTATGGTTTTCCATTGCTTTTACGCTACCCATTTTTATAATCGCCATGTCGGAAATGATTCCAGACAACCCGCTTTATAAAATTTTAGATTTAAAATATTGGAACTGGATTCAGTTTACACTATCTATTCCTGTAATATTTTATGGCACATGGATATTTTTTGAACGTGCCTACAAATCTATAAAAACATGGAATTTAAACATGTTTACACTTATTGGCATAGGTGCAGGTATTGCTTGGAGTTTTAGCGTTTTTGCACTTTTTCTCCCAGATATTTTCCCTTCTCAATTCAAAACAGAATCAGGAACAGTTCATGTTTATTTTGAAGCCGCTACTGTAATTCTAACTTTAGTCTTGTTAGGACAACTATTAGAAGCCAAAGCACATAGTAAAACAAATTCTGCCGTTAAAGAACTGCTAAAACTTGCCCCTAATAAGGCCATTCGAATTGTAGATGGCAACGAAGAAGAAATTTTAATTGAGAAAATACACAAAGGAGATTTGTTACGCGTAAAGCCTGGTGATAAAATACCTGTAGATGGCAATATCATTGAAGGAGAAAGTTCTGTTGATGAATCCATGATTACTGGTGAACCCATCCCTGTGTTAAAAAAAATTAACGACACTGTTAATGCTGGAACAATTAATGGTAAACAATCTTTCGTAATGAAAGCTGAAAAAATTGGATCAGACACCTTACTCTCACAAATTGCTCAAATGGTTAATCAAGCAAGCAGAAGTAAAGCACCTATTCAAAAATTAGCTGATAAAATTTCAGAATATTTTGTCCCTGTTGTAGTCATTATTTCCGTTATCACATTCCTTATTTGGATAATTTTTGGACCAGAACCTTCTTCGGTTTACGCGTTGGTGAATGCCATTGCCGTTTTAATTATTGCTTGTCCCTGTGCTTTAGGGTTAGCTACACCTATGTCTGTTATGGTTGGCGTTGGTAAAGGTGCCAAATCCGGTATACTTATTAAAAATGCTGAAGCCTTAGAACGATTAAATAAAATTAATACGTTAATTATTGATAAAACAGGCACCATTACCGAAGGAAAACCTTCCGTTGAAAAAGTTGAAAGTGCTAACAATAAT is a window from the Pseudalgibacter alginicilyticus genome containing:
- the xrtF gene encoding exosortase family protein XrtF, whose product is MKALLIKYNSVIKFILTFLIVYFSLSVAYKFYLDFSNGSKYYPDYFTNLVAKQSQILLNEIGYNTQIAPHPNEPSIKLIVNNKYLARVIEGCNGISVIILFIAFIIAFSGKLKTTILYILVGSVLIYIINLIRIVILTLGLYHYPWHKEVLHAVIFPSIIYGMVFLLWMYWVNQCSNLKKKND
- a CDS encoding HYC_CC_PP family protein, which encodes MQKHYSHKIFSIALSFLVLASTVSFTIEKHFCGDVLVDISVFTEAEKCAMEAMEILNKKTCCKDEIDVIQGQNELKFSNFEDLDFHQQEFLAAFTYSYLNLFEGTSKQSNPHKNYSPPNLITDIQVLDQVFII
- the purH gene encoding bifunctional phosphoribosylaminoimidazolecarboxamide formyltransferase/IMP cyclohydrolase — encoded protein: MSNEKTIKSALISVFSKEGLEPIIKKLNEQGVTIYSTGGTQKFINDLGIDVVPVEEVTSYPSILGGRVKTLHPKVFGGILNRQNHDGDVAELAEYEIPQIDVVIVDLYPFEKTVASGASEQDIIEKIDIGGISLIRAAAKNYADVICVASVNDYSEFLELISENNGSISQENRKRFAGKAFNVSSHYDTAIFNYFNKNSEETVLKISETNGKVLRYGENPHQKGFFFGNFDDIFTKLHGKELSYNNLLDVDAAVNLMLEFKNDAPTFAILKHNNACGLAQRNTICQAYIDALAGDPVSAFGGVLISNTEIDKATAEEIHSLFCEVIIAPSFSKEALEILQGKKNRIILILHDVEMPKTNVRSCLNGVLVQDRNNVTDTKEGLKNVTNTAPTAAEVEDLIFASKICKHTKSNTIVLVKNKSLLASGTGQTSRVDALEQAIHKAKTFKFDLNGAAMASDAFFPFPDCVEIAKKAGVKAVIQPGGSIKDQLSIDYCNDNGVSMVMTGTRHFKH
- a CDS encoding GAF domain-containing protein — translated: MIFETLKQQVETIVNQLEASVDERLLQICKLLESEIDYYNWVGFYFRNGDKEELVLGPYVGEATDHTTIPFGKGICGQVAVSNQNFVVPDVSAQDNYIACSITVKAEIVIPIFVNGENIGQIDIDSNTPNPFTKDDERFLEFVCGKISSMLF
- a CDS encoding heavy metal translocating P-type ATPase — translated: MKHTYTITGMTCNGCRSHVENILNSVDGVQKASVYLDKGEAIIQMENHISVEVFQESLKETHYQIHLPGIKKTAPKNPKLKGKGTGVFYCPMHCEGEKTYNKPGDCSVCGMDLVEEINTITSTGPYTCPIHPDIIKEKPGSCPICGMDLTPNDANLSAEQKTYNKLAKKLWFSIAFTLPIFIIAMSEMIPDNPLYKILDLKYWNWIQFTLSIPVIFYGTWIFFERAYKSIKTWNLNMFTLIGIGAGIAWSFSVFALFLPDIFPSQFKTESGTVHVYFEAATVILTLVLLGQLLEAKAHSKTNSAVKELLKLAPNKAIRIVDGNEEEILIEKIHKGDLLRVKPGDKIPVDGNIIEGESSVDESMITGEPIPVLKKINDTVNAGTINGKQSFVMKAEKIGSDTLLSQIAQMVNQASRSKAPIQKLADKISEYFVPVVVIISVITFLIWIIFGPEPSSVYALVNAIAVLIIACPCALGLATPMSVMVGVGKGAKSGILIKNAEALERLNKINTLIIDKTGTITEGKPSVEKVESANNNFNTNRVLQYIISLNKLSEHPLAEATVNYGKSKNITFLETKNFVSLAGKGVIGIINNEKVVLGNHKLMESENISITGTLQSTIHQIQKQGKTVPILAVNGHAIGFIVISDKIKKSSKKAIDILQLKGIKIIMLTGDNKDSAKAVTDTLKLKHFKAEMLPEQKLQEVENLQKQGKIVAMAGDGINDAPALAKSDVGIAMGTGTDIAIESASITLVKGDLHGIVKAHNLSEKVMKNIKQNLFFALFYNSIGVPIAAGILYPFFGILLSPMIAALAMSFSSVSVITNALRLKNTQIN
- a CDS encoding exosortase F system-associated membrane protein translates to MTKTVRYISIFSLFGLLILIRFFENELFYDPYLVFFQNDYLYIDSPRREILKVTSYTSLRYLLNSLISLEILFLFFQDKSVVQFSTIIYSIAFILLISIYLYFVINPKQEYYYLFFNIRRFLIQPIILILLLPAFYYHKLKN